The following are encoded together in the Methanosarcina flavescens genome:
- a CDS encoding tRNA (cytidine(56)-2'-O)-methyltransferase produces MKRIVLLRLGHRPERDKRITTHVGLTARLLGAEGMLLASDDPGIVQTLEDVVRRWGGNFYVKNNVNFKQEIREWKDAGGKVCHLSMYGVNLPGVTDELKSCDRLMIVVGAEKVPPEIYQLADWNVAVGSQPHSEVAAIAITMDRIADGEPLEREFPDAELTIVPAERGKHVIENTRD; encoded by the coding sequence ATGAAAAGGATTGTTCTACTGCGCCTTGGGCACCGCCCGGAAAGGGATAAGAGAATTACCACCCATGTGGGCTTAACTGCCCGTCTGCTCGGTGCAGAAGGTATGCTCCTCGCCTCAGACGACCCAGGAATAGTACAGACGCTTGAGGATGTTGTCAGGCGCTGGGGCGGGAACTTCTACGTTAAGAATAACGTCAATTTTAAGCAGGAGATCCGGGAATGGAAAGATGCTGGCGGAAAAGTCTGCCATCTTTCTATGTACGGAGTCAATCTTCCCGGCGTCACTGATGAGCTTAAAAGCTGTGACAGGCTTATGATTGTCGTAGGAGCAGAAAAAGTCCCTCCTGAAATTTACCAGCTCGCGGACTGGAACGTCGCAGTTGGAAGCCAGCCCCATTCCGAAGTTGCAGCAATTGCTATTACCATGGACAGGATCGCAGATGGAGAGCCGCTTGAGAGGGAATTTCCAGATGCTGAACTGACAATTGTGCCTGCAGAAAGGGGAAAGCACGTTATAGAAAATACCAGAGATTGA
- a CDS encoding AMP phosphorylase has product MQLKLEHFNIKIGQHKVLLNIADAKELGVNEGDRVRIHGHESLSAIVDTTDDMVPPGTLGIFYEVYEHFRDWDKPVEVVPAYRSKSVTVIKKLMDKKPVVQDDIKILVNDIVEENLSDIELSAFITSSYIHGMTDDEVEWLTKAMIESGDTIEFDTHPIMDKHSIGGVPGNKISLLVVPIVAANGLLIPKTSSRAITGAGGTADLMEVLCPVEFSSQEVKEITEKVGGALVWGGATNIAPADDKLIRVEYPLSIDPYYQMLASIMAKKGAIGADNVVMDIPVGPSTKVPTVQDGQKLAGDLINLGHRLGMNVECAITYGSSPIGRKVGPSLEVREAMKVLESMEGPNSLIEKSAAIAGIMLEMGGAAPRERGKEIALETLRSGKALEKMRQIIEAQGGDPNIKSDDIQVGQYTADIFASADGYVIEFDNRWIIEIARLAGAPNDKGAGVSIHKKMGESVRKGDSILTIYAEKEFKLENALATAQRTNPIVVEGMLLRRVPGTYGFQ; this is encoded by the coding sequence ATGCAGTTGAAGCTTGAACATTTCAATATAAAAATTGGGCAGCACAAAGTGTTGCTAAATATTGCCGACGCGAAGGAACTGGGGGTTAATGAGGGAGATAGAGTCCGTATCCATGGGCATGAAAGCCTTTCTGCCATTGTGGATACAACGGATGATATGGTTCCTCCGGGCACGCTGGGAATTTTTTACGAAGTATATGAGCACTTTCGGGATTGGGATAAACCTGTTGAGGTTGTCCCGGCATACCGCTCAAAATCTGTAACTGTAATCAAGAAACTCATGGATAAAAAACCTGTAGTGCAGGATGATATCAAAATACTCGTAAACGATATCGTGGAAGAGAATCTCAGTGATATCGAACTCTCCGCTTTTATAACATCTTCCTATATCCACGGAATGACAGATGACGAGGTCGAATGGCTAACAAAGGCTATGATCGAGAGTGGGGACACGATTGAATTTGATACTCACCCAATAATGGACAAACATTCAATAGGAGGAGTTCCCGGTAATAAGATCTCTTTGCTGGTTGTCCCTATTGTAGCTGCAAATGGGCTTCTTATTCCGAAAACAAGTTCCAGGGCGATTACAGGGGCAGGCGGGACTGCCGACCTCATGGAAGTGCTCTGTCCTGTAGAATTCAGTTCCCAGGAAGTCAAAGAAATAACCGAAAAAGTAGGGGGTGCACTTGTCTGGGGTGGAGCCACCAATATCGCGCCTGCTGATGACAAGCTCATTAGGGTTGAATACCCACTCTCCATTGACCCTTACTATCAGATGCTTGCCTCGATTATGGCAAAAAAAGGAGCTATAGGAGCCGACAATGTGGTGATGGATATCCCTGTCGGTCCAAGTACAAAGGTTCCCACTGTTCAGGACGGACAAAAACTTGCAGGAGACCTGATTAATCTTGGGCACAGGCTTGGAATGAACGTCGAGTGTGCAATTACCTACGGCTCCTCGCCCATAGGAAGAAAAGTTGGACCTTCGCTGGAAGTACGGGAGGCTATGAAAGTGCTGGAAAGCATGGAAGGTCCAAACAGCCTTATTGAGAAGAGTGCTGCAATTGCGGGTATTATGCTAGAAATGGGAGGTGCGGCTCCAAGAGAGCGCGGAAAAGAAATTGCACTTGAAACCCTGCGGAGCGGGAAAGCCCTTGAGAAGATGAGACAGATCATTGAAGCCCAGGGCGGAGATCCGAACATAAAATCGGATGATATACAGGTAGGGCAATATACAGCCGATATCTTTGCTTCTGCAGACGGGTATGTCATCGAATTTGACAATAGATGGATAATCGAGATAGCCAGGCTTGCAGGTGCTCCTAATGACAAGGGGGCCGGAGTCTCTATCCATAAGAAAATGGGTGAGTCTGTTCGAAAAGGAGACTCAATCCTCACAATCTATGCTGAGAAAGAATTCAAGTTAGAAAACGCATTGGCAACTGCACAGAGAACAAATCCGATAGTTGTTGAGGGCATGCTTCTAAGAAGGGTCCCCGGAACCTACGGGTTCCAGTAA
- a CDS encoding ABC transporter permease codes for MRYEFFISLRQIRARRFQTILSVGAIALAVMILTVSQALMVGFTGELYDTTVNKLSHVLVSPREGEDYIYLYRTLAGDISKIEGVSTVSPFLTGEASFRFKTNSLNAELRGVLPQQENNISDIEADMVEGNFRELEYSRNTVVIGSMLADKLEVNLGDSVDVSFPNANPLSLRVVGIFHTGSPLDESLTYTSLDTAQEFYDVADVINGLSVRLEDFNRDMEVAAEIEKTGYNARGWTETNPEILRTIAIESTSNTVVLGLIVVIASFGVVSTLNLAVIGATRQIGMLRAMGATVSGIRTIFLLQSGILGLLGALVGTLTGVAIAMAIGQYEIPGTSPEIYGGPTTIPIVIRAQDILFTIIAVFLLNLIAGIYPAQQAAKLDPVKAISSR; via the coding sequence ATGCGCTACGAATTCTTTATTTCATTAAGGCAGATACGGGCAAGAAGATTTCAGACAATTCTTTCAGTTGGAGCGATAGCTCTCGCCGTTATGATACTTACCGTTTCCCAGGCGCTTATGGTTGGTTTCACGGGCGAACTCTACGACACTACAGTGAATAAACTTTCTCACGTCTTAGTCTCACCGAGGGAAGGTGAAGACTATATCTATCTTTACAGGACCCTGGCAGGCGATATATCTAAGATCGAAGGTGTTTCTACGGTTTCTCCCTTTCTTACTGGAGAAGCTTCCTTCAGGTTCAAGACAAATTCACTCAACGCCGAGCTAAGAGGCGTACTTCCTCAACAGGAAAACAATATCAGTGATATTGAAGCCGATATGGTAGAAGGAAACTTCAGGGAACTTGAATATTCCAGAAACACGGTAGTAATCGGCTCGATGCTGGCAGATAAACTTGAGGTTAATCTGGGCGATTCCGTTGATGTGTCTTTTCCCAATGCTAATCCTCTCTCCCTAAGGGTTGTCGGGATCTTTCATACTGGCTCTCCTCTGGATGAATCCCTCACTTATACTTCCCTGGATACCGCCCAGGAATTTTATGATGTTGCGGATGTAATTAACGGACTTTCTGTAAGGCTTGAGGATTTTAACAGGGACATGGAAGTAGCTGCCGAGATCGAAAAAACAGGCTATAATGCAAGAGGCTGGACTGAAACCAATCCCGAAATTCTTAGGACTATTGCCATTGAGAGTACCTCTAATACCGTCGTGCTCGGCTTGATTGTCGTAATTGCTTCTTTCGGCGTGGTCAGCACTTTGAATCTGGCAGTTATAGGCGCGACACGCCAGATAGGTATGCTTCGCGCTATGGGTGCCACAGTTTCGGGTATCCGGACAATTTTCCTTCTTCAAAGCGGCATTCTCGGCTTGCTAGGAGCTCTTGTCGGTACCCTGACAGGGGTTGCAATAGCTATGGCAATAGGCCAGTATGAAATCCCAGGTACTTCTCCCGAAATCTATGGAGGTCCTACCACAATTCCCATCGTAATTCGGGCACAAGATATTCTATTTACTATAATTGCGGTTTTCCTTCTGAATTTAATTGCGGGTATATATCCTGCTCAGCAGGCAGCAAAACTCGACCCAGTAAAAGCCATAAGCTCAAGATGA
- a CDS encoding cobyric acid synthase gives MEKKSVLILGTASHVGKSSVVTAICRILSREYRVAPFKAQNMSLNSWITKDGKEIGIAQAIQAKAAGTEPTADMNPVLLKPKGDCVSQIILLGEPYADRSAGQYYDSIAEMNEVLAGALERLYKEHDIIVMEGAGGAAEINLYERDIVNIGTARLTQAPIILVGDIERGGVFASLYGTVELLPEDVRKNVRGFIINKFRGDLEILKPGLKQLEEKTGIPVLGVLPFFKFNIPSEDSVSIEDKEETKNEKPIEIAVIRLPRISNFTDFEPLERFAKVRYVEIDEDLGNPDAIMIPGTKNTVNDLLDLKASGMAEKIQAFKGRIPIFGICGGYQMLGKIIYDSGVENGVEAQFEGLGLLDIRTRFGEYKKRTVQVTKKVNAYGPILAPIDGEEIKGYEIHMGITDSYRNVFGDDGAIDEAGLVIGTYLHGLFDNKNIRDALMRYLYEKKGLEYRPDNAMTENDAYEELANVVEQNLEMEKIYEIIGI, from the coding sequence ATGGAAAAGAAAAGTGTCTTGATCCTGGGAACCGCCTCCCACGTTGGGAAAAGTTCAGTCGTGACTGCCATATGCAGGATCCTGTCGAGAGAGTACAGGGTTGCCCCTTTCAAGGCTCAGAACATGAGCCTGAATTCCTGGATCACAAAGGATGGAAAGGAAATCGGAATTGCCCAGGCAATCCAGGCAAAAGCCGCAGGTACCGAACCCACTGCCGATATGAACCCTGTTCTTCTCAAACCCAAAGGAGACTGCGTTTCCCAGATAATCCTTCTGGGAGAGCCTTATGCTGACAGGAGTGCAGGTCAGTATTACGATTCCATTGCAGAGATGAATGAAGTTCTCGCAGGAGCTCTCGAAAGACTTTACAAGGAACATGATATTATTGTTATGGAAGGGGCTGGGGGAGCTGCAGAGATTAACCTTTATGAGAGGGATATCGTGAATATTGGCACTGCAAGGCTTACGCAGGCTCCTATAATCCTTGTTGGGGATATAGAAAGAGGAGGCGTTTTTGCAAGCCTTTACGGCACAGTTGAACTTCTTCCTGAGGATGTACGGAAAAATGTCAGGGGTTTTATTATCAATAAATTCAGAGGCGACCTGGAAATCCTGAAACCAGGTCTCAAGCAGCTTGAAGAAAAGACAGGCATCCCTGTACTTGGAGTCCTTCCTTTTTTCAAGTTCAATATTCCCTCGGAAGATTCGGTCTCGATTGAGGATAAAGAAGAAACAAAAAACGAAAAACCGATAGAAATCGCAGTTATCCGCCTTCCCAGGATTTCGAATTTTACGGACTTCGAACCCTTGGAAAGGTTTGCTAAAGTTCGCTACGTGGAGATTGATGAAGATCTCGGAAACCCGGACGCAATCATGATCCCGGGCACAAAGAATACAGTTAATGACCTGCTCGACCTTAAAGCAAGTGGTATGGCTGAAAAAATTCAAGCCTTCAAGGGAAGAATCCCGATTTTCGGAATCTGTGGCGGCTACCAGATGCTTGGCAAGATAATTTACGATTCCGGAGTCGAAAACGGAGTTGAAGCGCAATTTGAAGGTCTTGGACTTCTGGATATAAGGACAAGATTCGGAGAATACAAAAAGCGAACGGTCCAGGTTACAAAGAAAGTGAATGCTTATGGCCCCATACTGGCTCCTATAGACGGCGAGGAGATCAAAGGATATGAGATCCATATGGGAATAACCGACTCCTACCGCAATGTCTTCGGGGATGATGGTGCAATTGACGAAGCCGGTCTGGTAATTGGCACCTATCTGCACGGGCTCTTTGACAACAAAAATATAAGAGATGCACTTATGAGATACCTCTATGAGAAAAAAGGGCTTGAGTACAGGCCTGATAATGCCATGACCGAAAACGACGCCTACGAAGAACTCGCAAATGTAGTCGAGCAGAATCTTGAAATGGAAAAAATCTACGAGATAATCGGAATCTAA
- the ala gene encoding alanine dehydrogenase: MDVLWLAQEEVKSVMDMSSVMQVVEQAFRQHGFGRVQMPPKSYLYYTAYNGDLRTMPAYLEEENITGVKIVNVHPGNPARGLPTVMALIVLISPETGAPIAVMDGTYLTDVRTGAAGGIAAKYLARKDSKVIGLVGAGNQAKTQLEALCEIFEPGLVRVTSRTKESSEQLIREMAGITPCEIHYEDSIEKVCDCDILVTATPTRKPIVKAQWIKEGTHINAIGADAIGKEELDPELLIRSKIIVDDMVQALHSGEVNVPLSKHYISENDIHAQLGEVIVGLKPGRTSEEEITIFDSTGLAIQDVASAHLVYERAVSNGLGMKVKMF, from the coding sequence ATGGATGTCTTATGGCTGGCTCAAGAAGAAGTAAAAAGTGTTATGGATATGAGTTCTGTTATGCAGGTCGTGGAACAGGCTTTCAGGCAGCATGGGTTTGGAAGAGTCCAGATGCCTCCCAAATCGTATCTCTATTATACGGCCTATAACGGAGACCTGCGTACAATGCCCGCGTATCTTGAGGAAGAGAATATTACTGGCGTGAAAATTGTAAACGTCCACCCTGGAAACCCTGCTCGTGGACTCCCCACAGTAATGGCGCTTATTGTCCTCATTTCCCCGGAAACAGGTGCTCCTATAGCAGTTATGGACGGAACCTACCTGACCGATGTCCGGACCGGAGCTGCAGGCGGGATAGCCGCAAAATACCTTGCAAGAAAAGACTCAAAGGTCATAGGCCTGGTAGGAGCCGGAAACCAGGCAAAAACCCAGCTCGAAGCTCTCTGTGAGATTTTTGAGCCCGGACTTGTGAGAGTTACCTCCAGGACAAAAGAAAGTTCTGAGCAGCTTATCCGGGAAATGGCAGGCATCACCCCCTGTGAAATCCATTATGAAGATAGCATTGAGAAGGTCTGTGATTGTGATATTCTCGTCACGGCTACTCCTACTCGGAAACCTATAGTAAAGGCTCAGTGGATCAAAGAAGGCACTCACATAAACGCAATAGGCGCCGATGCTATAGGAAAAGAAGAACTTGACCCCGAACTTTTAATTCGGTCCAAGATTATTGTGGACGATATGGTCCAAGCCCTCCATTCAGGAGAAGTAAATGTCCCTCTCTCAAAACACTACATTTCGGAAAATGATATTCATGCCCAGCTTGGCGAGGTGATTGTCGGCCTGAAGCCAGGCAGGACAAGTGAAGAGGAAATTACTATTTTTGACTCAACAGGTCTTGCCATTCAGGATGTTGCAAGCGCGCACCTTGTTTATGAGAGGGCTGTCAGTAATGGACTCGGCATGAAGGTCAAGATGTTCTAA